From the genome of Aquila chrysaetos chrysaetos chromosome 12, bAquChr1.4, whole genome shotgun sequence, one region includes:
- the LOC115349394 gene encoding flavin-containing monooxygenase 5-like isoform X1, which produces MGVPSEAPGTAPYPAVRGCGESRCRKSQAGGREPAGCWLPLPGRVGGVTEGEALLTTAAHHKARPPFGVTGPGNPTETLARLPACRRPSLAAAPTAAGPKFGTAAPLASQPRSPALSPGRDPVVEGSMAKKVAIIGGGSSGLCAIKACLQEGLEPICFERTGDIGGLWRFEERPEEGRASIYRSVIINTSKEMMCFSDFPIPEDFPNYMHNSKIMEYFRMYARHFDLLRHIRFRTSVCRVSKRPDFAATGQWDVVTESEGKQEAAVFDGVLVCTGHHTEAHLPLSTFPGIEKFKGCYLHSRDYKDAQDFTDKRVVVIGIGNSGSDLAVEISQTAKQVFLSTRRGAWIFNRVGDQGYPIDILFTTRMKTFLKKLLSVSMVSSFMEKQLNMRFDHSHYGLKPKHRILDQHPTINDDLPNRIISGRVLVKPNVQEFTETSAIFEDGTKEDIDAVVFATGYSFSFPFLEGCVKVVENQIPLYKFMFPPDLEKPTLAFIGLIQPLGAIMPISELQCRWATRVFKGLNELPPRHDMEADIKQKREAMAKQYVRSRRHTIQVDYIPYMDELACQVGVKPNLLALFLTDPKLALEVAFGPCTPYQYRLRGPGKWAGAREAILTQQQRIIKPLQTRHVEEQASGPAMPLFFKLVGAMAILAIIFAYL; this is translated from the exons ATGGGGGTGCCCAGCGAGGCGCCTGGGACGGCTCCTTACCCCGCCGTCCGAGGCTGTGGCGAGAGCCGCTGCCGGAAAAGCCAAGCAGGCGGCCGGGAGCCAGCTGGGTGCTGGCTTCCTCTCCCCGGCCGCGTGGGAGGAGTGACGGAGGGGGAGGCTCTGCTCACCACTGCTGCGCACCATAAAGCCAGGCCGCCGTTCGGCGTCACGGGTCCGGGCAACCCAACAGAGACCCTCGCGCGGCTCCCCGCCTGCCGCCGGCCTTCCCTGGCTGCCGCTCCCACGGCCGCGG GGCCAAAATTTGGCACAGCTGCACCCCTCGCTTCTCAGCCCCGCTCTCCGGCACTGTCCCCAGGCAGAGACCCGGTGGTGGAGGGCAGCATGGCGAAGAAGGTGGCCATCATCGGAGGGGGCAGCAGCGGGTTGTGCGCCATCAAAGCCTGCCTGCAAGAGGGGCTGGAGCCCATCTGCTTCGAGAGGACCGGGGACATCGGAGGGCTCTGGAGGTTTGAG GAGCGTCCCGAGGAGGGCCGCGCCAGCATCTACCGCTCCGTCATCATCAACACCTCCAAGGAGATGATGTGCTTCAGCGACTTCCCCATCCCTGAGGACTTCCCCAACTACATGCACAACTCCAAGATCATGGAGTACTTCCGCATGTACGCCCGGCACTTTGACCTGCTCCGCCACATCCGCTTCAGG accAGCGTGTGCCGCGTGTCCAAGCGCCCCGACTTCGCCGCCACGGGCCAGTGGGATGTGGTGACGGAAAGCGAGGGGAAGCAGGAGGCGGCCGTCTTCGATGGTGTGCTGGTGTGCACCGGGCACCACACCGAGGCACACCTCCCGCTGAGCACCTTCCCAG GAATCGAGAAGTTCAAGGGCTGCTACCTCCACAGCCGAGACTACAAGGACGCTCAGGATTTCACAGACAAGAGGGTCGTTGTCATCGGTATCGGGAATTCAGGGTCGGACCTGGCCGTGGAGATCAGCCAAACGGCCAAGCAG GTCTTCCTCAGCACTCGCCGGGGAGCGTGGATCTTCAACCGCGTTGGAGATCAGGGCTACCCCATAGACATCCTCTTCACCACCCGCATGAAGACGTTCCTGAAGAAGCTGCTGAGCGTGTCCATGGTGAGCAGCTTcatggagaagcagctgaacaTGAGGTTCGACCACTCGCACTACGGACTGAAGCCAAAGCACAG GATCCTTGACCAGCACCCGACCATCAACGATGACCTGCCCAACCGCATCATTTCAGGCAGGGTGCTGGTGAAGCCAAACGTCCAGGAGTTCACAGAGACGTCTGCCATCTTCGAGGATGGCACAAAGGAAGACATCGACGCCGTGGTCTTTGCCACAGGATacagcttctccttccccttcctcgAAGGCTGCGTGAAGGTGGTGGAGAACCAGATCCCCCTCTACAAATTCATGTTCCCCCCTGACCTGGAGAAGCCGACGCTGGCTTTCATCGGCCTCATCCAGCCTCTGGGTGCCATCATGCCCATCTCCGAGCTCCAGTGTCGCTGGGCCACCCGTGTCTTCAAGG GGCTGAACGAGCTGCCCCCACGGCACGACATGGAGGCTGACAtcaagcagaagagagaagcgATGGCAAAGCA GTACGTGAGGAGCCGGCGGCACACCATCCAGGTGGATTACATCCCCTACATGGACGAACTCGCCTGCCAGGTGGGGGTCAAGCCCAACCTGCTCGCCCTCTTCCTCACCGACCCCAAGCTGGCGCTGGAGGTGGCCTTCGGGCCCTGCACGCCGTACCAGTACCGCCTGCGGGGCCCGGGCAAGTGGGCGGGCGCCAGGGAGGCCATCCTCACCCAGCAGCAGCGTATCATCAAGCCCCTGCAGACACGGCATGTGGAGGAGCAAGCATCAGGACCTGCCATGCCCCTCTTCTTCAAGCTGGTTGGGGCCATGGCCATCCTCGCCATCATTTTTGCTTACTTGTAG
- the PLPP6 gene encoding phospholipid phosphatase 6 — MPSPRSSRERRTGSGSSRLEFLSLVSQRSPGAPDSPSRRKEPGSSAAAPLPEEDCMKLNPSFLGIALSSLLAIDLWASKRLGVCAGEGSAWGSARPLMKVIEISGHGIPWLLGTFYGLCQSDSSAAREVLLNLLFALLLDLVLVAVVKGLVKRPRPTHNKMDMFVTISVDKYSFPSGHATRAALVCRFILRHLVLAVPLRVLVVLWALIVSVSRVMLGRHNMTDVLFGLLLGYALYSVVEHCWLSPLSAPALFALWSH, encoded by the exons ATGCCGAGCCCCCGGAGCAGCCGCGAGCGACGCaccggcagcggcagcagccgCCTGGAGTTCCTGTCCCTCGTCAGCCAGCGCAGCCCCGGCGCCCCGGACAGCCCGTCGCGCCGCAAGGAGCCGGGCAGCtccgccgcggccccgctccccgagGAGGACTGCATGAAGCTGAACCCCTCCTTCCTGGGCATCGCCCTCAGCTCCCTGCTCGCCATCGACCTCTGGGCCTCCAAGCGCCTGGGCGTCTGCGCTGGAGAGGGCTCGGCCTGGGGCAGCGCGCGTCCCCTCATGAAGGTCATCGAGATTTCGGGGCACGGCATCCCCTGGCTGCTCGGCACCTTCTACGGGCTCTGCCAGAGCGACAGCTCCGCGGCCAGGGAGGTGCTGCTCAACCTGCTCTTCG CATTGCTGCTGGATCTTGTGCTGGTAGCAGTGGTGAAAGGGCTCGTCAAGCGGCCACGGCCCACCCACAACAAGATGGACATGTTCGTCACCATCTCGGTGGACAAGTACTCCTTTCCGTCAGGCCACGCCACCAGAGCCGCCCTGGTCTGTCGCTTCATTCTGCGCCACCTCGTGCTCGCCGTCCCACTCCGGGTCCTCGTGGTGCTCTGGGCTCTCATCGTCAGCGTTTCAAGGGTCATGCTGGGCAGGCACAACATGACGGATGTGCTCTTTGGTTTGCTGCTCGGTTACGCGCTGTACAGCGTGGTGGAGCACTGCTGGCTGTCCCCTCTCAGCGCACCTGCCCTCTTTGCGCTCTGGAGCCATTGA
- the LOC115349394 gene encoding flavin-containing monooxygenase 5-like isoform X2: MGVPSEAPGTAPYPAVRGCGESRCRKSQAGGREPAGCWLPLPGRVGGVTEGEALLTTAAHHKARPPFGVTGPGNPTETLARLPACRRPSLAAAPTAAGRDPVVEGSMAKKVAIIGGGSSGLCAIKACLQEGLEPICFERTGDIGGLWRFEERPEEGRASIYRSVIINTSKEMMCFSDFPIPEDFPNYMHNSKIMEYFRMYARHFDLLRHIRFRTSVCRVSKRPDFAATGQWDVVTESEGKQEAAVFDGVLVCTGHHTEAHLPLSTFPGIEKFKGCYLHSRDYKDAQDFTDKRVVVIGIGNSGSDLAVEISQTAKQVFLSTRRGAWIFNRVGDQGYPIDILFTTRMKTFLKKLLSVSMVSSFMEKQLNMRFDHSHYGLKPKHRILDQHPTINDDLPNRIISGRVLVKPNVQEFTETSAIFEDGTKEDIDAVVFATGYSFSFPFLEGCVKVVENQIPLYKFMFPPDLEKPTLAFIGLIQPLGAIMPISELQCRWATRVFKGLNELPPRHDMEADIKQKREAMAKQYVRSRRHTIQVDYIPYMDELACQVGVKPNLLALFLTDPKLALEVAFGPCTPYQYRLRGPGKWAGAREAILTQQQRIIKPLQTRHVEEQASGPAMPLFFKLVGAMAILAIIFAYL, translated from the exons ATGGGGGTGCCCAGCGAGGCGCCTGGGACGGCTCCTTACCCCGCCGTCCGAGGCTGTGGCGAGAGCCGCTGCCGGAAAAGCCAAGCAGGCGGCCGGGAGCCAGCTGGGTGCTGGCTTCCTCTCCCCGGCCGCGTGGGAGGAGTGACGGAGGGGGAGGCTCTGCTCACCACTGCTGCGCACCATAAAGCCAGGCCGCCGTTCGGCGTCACGGGTCCGGGCAACCCAACAGAGACCCTCGCGCGGCTCCCCGCCTGCCGCCGGCCTTCCCTGGCTGCCGCTCCCACGGCCGCGG GCAGAGACCCGGTGGTGGAGGGCAGCATGGCGAAGAAGGTGGCCATCATCGGAGGGGGCAGCAGCGGGTTGTGCGCCATCAAAGCCTGCCTGCAAGAGGGGCTGGAGCCCATCTGCTTCGAGAGGACCGGGGACATCGGAGGGCTCTGGAGGTTTGAG GAGCGTCCCGAGGAGGGCCGCGCCAGCATCTACCGCTCCGTCATCATCAACACCTCCAAGGAGATGATGTGCTTCAGCGACTTCCCCATCCCTGAGGACTTCCCCAACTACATGCACAACTCCAAGATCATGGAGTACTTCCGCATGTACGCCCGGCACTTTGACCTGCTCCGCCACATCCGCTTCAGG accAGCGTGTGCCGCGTGTCCAAGCGCCCCGACTTCGCCGCCACGGGCCAGTGGGATGTGGTGACGGAAAGCGAGGGGAAGCAGGAGGCGGCCGTCTTCGATGGTGTGCTGGTGTGCACCGGGCACCACACCGAGGCACACCTCCCGCTGAGCACCTTCCCAG GAATCGAGAAGTTCAAGGGCTGCTACCTCCACAGCCGAGACTACAAGGACGCTCAGGATTTCACAGACAAGAGGGTCGTTGTCATCGGTATCGGGAATTCAGGGTCGGACCTGGCCGTGGAGATCAGCCAAACGGCCAAGCAG GTCTTCCTCAGCACTCGCCGGGGAGCGTGGATCTTCAACCGCGTTGGAGATCAGGGCTACCCCATAGACATCCTCTTCACCACCCGCATGAAGACGTTCCTGAAGAAGCTGCTGAGCGTGTCCATGGTGAGCAGCTTcatggagaagcagctgaacaTGAGGTTCGACCACTCGCACTACGGACTGAAGCCAAAGCACAG GATCCTTGACCAGCACCCGACCATCAACGATGACCTGCCCAACCGCATCATTTCAGGCAGGGTGCTGGTGAAGCCAAACGTCCAGGAGTTCACAGAGACGTCTGCCATCTTCGAGGATGGCACAAAGGAAGACATCGACGCCGTGGTCTTTGCCACAGGATacagcttctccttccccttcctcgAAGGCTGCGTGAAGGTGGTGGAGAACCAGATCCCCCTCTACAAATTCATGTTCCCCCCTGACCTGGAGAAGCCGACGCTGGCTTTCATCGGCCTCATCCAGCCTCTGGGTGCCATCATGCCCATCTCCGAGCTCCAGTGTCGCTGGGCCACCCGTGTCTTCAAGG GGCTGAACGAGCTGCCCCCACGGCACGACATGGAGGCTGACAtcaagcagaagagagaagcgATGGCAAAGCA GTACGTGAGGAGCCGGCGGCACACCATCCAGGTGGATTACATCCCCTACATGGACGAACTCGCCTGCCAGGTGGGGGTCAAGCCCAACCTGCTCGCCCTCTTCCTCACCGACCCCAAGCTGGCGCTGGAGGTGGCCTTCGGGCCCTGCACGCCGTACCAGTACCGCCTGCGGGGCCCGGGCAAGTGGGCGGGCGCCAGGGAGGCCATCCTCACCCAGCAGCAGCGTATCATCAAGCCCCTGCAGACACGGCATGTGGAGGAGCAAGCATCAGGACCTGCCATGCCCCTCTTCTTCAAGCTGGTTGGGGCCATGGCCATCCTCGCCATCATTTTTGCTTACTTGTAG
- the LOC115349394 gene encoding flavin-containing monooxygenase 5-like isoform X4 codes for MAKKVAIIGGGSSGLCAIKACLQEGLEPICFERTGDIGGLWRFEERPEEGRASIYRSVIINTSKEMMCFSDFPIPEDFPNYMHNSKIMEYFRMYARHFDLLRHIRFRTSVCRVSKRPDFAATGQWDVVTESEGKQEAAVFDGVLVCTGHHTEAHLPLSTFPGIEKFKGCYLHSRDYKDAQDFTDKRVVVIGIGNSGSDLAVEISQTAKQVFLSTRRGAWIFNRVGDQGYPIDILFTTRMKTFLKKLLSVSMVSSFMEKQLNMRFDHSHYGLKPKHRILDQHPTINDDLPNRIISGRVLVKPNVQEFTETSAIFEDGTKEDIDAVVFATGYSFSFPFLEGCVKVVENQIPLYKFMFPPDLEKPTLAFIGLIQPLGAIMPISELQCRWATRVFKGLNELPPRHDMEADIKQKREAMAKQYVRSRRHTIQVDYIPYMDELACQVGVKPNLLALFLTDPKLALEVAFGPCTPYQYRLRGPGKWAGAREAILTQQQRIIKPLQTRHVEEQASGPAMPLFFKLVGAMAILAIIFAYL; via the exons ATGGCGAAGAAGGTGGCCATCATCGGAGGGGGCAGCAGCGGGTTGTGCGCCATCAAAGCCTGCCTGCAAGAGGGGCTGGAGCCCATCTGCTTCGAGAGGACCGGGGACATCGGAGGGCTCTGGAGGTTTGAG GAGCGTCCCGAGGAGGGCCGCGCCAGCATCTACCGCTCCGTCATCATCAACACCTCCAAGGAGATGATGTGCTTCAGCGACTTCCCCATCCCTGAGGACTTCCCCAACTACATGCACAACTCCAAGATCATGGAGTACTTCCGCATGTACGCCCGGCACTTTGACCTGCTCCGCCACATCCGCTTCAGG accAGCGTGTGCCGCGTGTCCAAGCGCCCCGACTTCGCCGCCACGGGCCAGTGGGATGTGGTGACGGAAAGCGAGGGGAAGCAGGAGGCGGCCGTCTTCGATGGTGTGCTGGTGTGCACCGGGCACCACACCGAGGCACACCTCCCGCTGAGCACCTTCCCAG GAATCGAGAAGTTCAAGGGCTGCTACCTCCACAGCCGAGACTACAAGGACGCTCAGGATTTCACAGACAAGAGGGTCGTTGTCATCGGTATCGGGAATTCAGGGTCGGACCTGGCCGTGGAGATCAGCCAAACGGCCAAGCAG GTCTTCCTCAGCACTCGCCGGGGAGCGTGGATCTTCAACCGCGTTGGAGATCAGGGCTACCCCATAGACATCCTCTTCACCACCCGCATGAAGACGTTCCTGAAGAAGCTGCTGAGCGTGTCCATGGTGAGCAGCTTcatggagaagcagctgaacaTGAGGTTCGACCACTCGCACTACGGACTGAAGCCAAAGCACAG GATCCTTGACCAGCACCCGACCATCAACGATGACCTGCCCAACCGCATCATTTCAGGCAGGGTGCTGGTGAAGCCAAACGTCCAGGAGTTCACAGAGACGTCTGCCATCTTCGAGGATGGCACAAAGGAAGACATCGACGCCGTGGTCTTTGCCACAGGATacagcttctccttccccttcctcgAAGGCTGCGTGAAGGTGGTGGAGAACCAGATCCCCCTCTACAAATTCATGTTCCCCCCTGACCTGGAGAAGCCGACGCTGGCTTTCATCGGCCTCATCCAGCCTCTGGGTGCCATCATGCCCATCTCCGAGCTCCAGTGTCGCTGGGCCACCCGTGTCTTCAAGG GGCTGAACGAGCTGCCCCCACGGCACGACATGGAGGCTGACAtcaagcagaagagagaagcgATGGCAAAGCA GTACGTGAGGAGCCGGCGGCACACCATCCAGGTGGATTACATCCCCTACATGGACGAACTCGCCTGCCAGGTGGGGGTCAAGCCCAACCTGCTCGCCCTCTTCCTCACCGACCCCAAGCTGGCGCTGGAGGTGGCCTTCGGGCCCTGCACGCCGTACCAGTACCGCCTGCGGGGCCCGGGCAAGTGGGCGGGCGCCAGGGAGGCCATCCTCACCCAGCAGCAGCGTATCATCAAGCCCCTGCAGACACGGCATGTGGAGGAGCAAGCATCAGGACCTGCCATGCCCCTCTTCTTCAAGCTGGTTGGGGCCATGGCCATCCTCGCCATCATTTTTGCTTACTTGTAG